From a single Nymphaea colorata isolate Beijing-Zhang1983 chromosome 4, ASM883128v2, whole genome shotgun sequence genomic region:
- the LOC116252862 gene encoding F-box/LRR-repeat protein 4, with the protein MEGCCPELPEDCWRLIFARLALCHTRHLDSPSLACKHFLAIANRLVSSLTLRFPSRSPSPFSRFPNLVSVDVSFGFFGDQLDRLLRDLGASGARIRTLDLSGQGRLPLCRLKELGRSVPTLKTLVCSRVKALSDRVLIVIADSFPNLDELDVSYPVEDGTVDYPGEGLGSTGKVSDAGVEFVSRKLRNLLSLDLSGNYCISDRSLLSIALNCASLRRLAALDCEFLSGDGVAFVASRCRDLESLSVNGSRISLNRPGVNVFLVPGRELQSLDLSGMDVSNHLLLAISNLGGSLRRLILRRCEGVSLQGVSEVVRRCELLEHLDLEAAAFLTDEAVKLIGFRLTDLKFINLSSCHRLTNESLRTILTNAANLEEIRMERTDLGKGTGFSECKFRRGRIRRLRLGWNKHLDDEILSEIIGICGEIKELSVNDCLRISRVRGLEKLEVLEAGRSGLSDEGLVEVGKSCRGMARLGLEGCLGVTEQGVKEVVRMCKALREVNLSRCARIWVGLLSWMVIARPSLRRIAPPGDFLPSEAHKKIMLIRHGCLLCTSEEWRSELRSGCRI; encoded by the coding sequence ATGGAGGGGTGCTGCCCCGAACTGCCGGAAGACTGTTGGCGTCTCATCTTTGCTCGCCTTGCCCTGTGCCACACGCGCCATCTCGATTCCCCCTCCCTCGCCTGCAAGCACTTCCTCGCCATCGCCAATCGCCTTGTCTCCTCTCTCACCCTTCGCTTCCCATCCCGCTCTCCGAGTCCCTTTTCTCGCTTCCCCAACTTGGTTAGCGTCGATGTTTCCTTCGGCTTCTTCGGCGACCAGCTCGACCGCCTCCTCCGGGACCTCGGGGCCTCCGGCGCGAGGATTCGGACACTCGACCTCTCTGGCCAGGGACGGCTGCCGCTGTGCAGGTTGAAAGAGCTCGGCCGGAGCGTCCCCACCTTGAAGACCCTCGTTTGCTCCAGAGTAAAGGCGCTTTCGGACAGAGTTCTCATCGTGATCGCCGACTCGTTCCCGAATTTGGATGAGCTCGACGTCAGCTACCCGGTGGAAGATGGAACCGTCGATTATCCGGGGGAGGGGCTCGGGTCGACGGGCAAAGTGAGCGACGCCGGTGTCGAGTTCGTGTCCCGGAAGCTCCGAAACCTGCTGTCGCTCGATCTGTCCGGGAACTACTGCATCTCTGACCGCTCCCTCCTCTCGATCGCCTTGAATTGCGCTTCCCTCCGACGACTTGCGGCACTTGACTGCGAGTTCTTGAGCGGGGACGGCGTTGCATTCGTGGCCTCGCGCTGCCGGGATCTCGAGTCTCTGTCTGTAAACGGGAGCAGGATCTCACTCAACCGCCCTGGGGTAAACGTCTTCCTTGTTCCTGGCAGGGAATTGCAGAGCCTTGACCTGTCAGGAATGGACGTTTCAAACCATCTCCTCCTCGCAATCTCCAATCTTGGCGGGTCCCTCCGGAGACTGATCCTCCGTCGCTGCGAAGGTGTCTCGCTTCAAGGTGTCTCCGAAGTAGTCCGGCGATGCGAGCTCCTGGAGCACCTGGATCTGGAAGCAGCCGCTTTCCTGACCGACGAAGCAGTGAAATTGATAGGCTTCCGGCTCACCGATCTGAAATTTATCAATCTGAGCTCTTGCCACCGTCTGACGAACGAGAGTCTTCGCACCATTCTGACGAACGCCGCCAATCTGGAAGAGATTCGGATGGAGAGGACCGATCTGGGGAAGGGGACAGGATTTTCTGAGTGCAAGTTCAGGAGGGGAAGGATTCGAAGATTGAGGCTGGGGTGGAACAAGCATTTAGACGACGAGATCTTATCGGAAATCATCGGCATCTGCGGAGAAATCAAAGAGTTGAGCGTGAACGATTGCTTGAGGATCAGCAGGGTGAGGGGATTGGAGAAGCTGGAGGTCCTGGAAGCCGGACGCTCCGGGTTATCGGACGAGGGTTTGGTGGAGGTGGGGAAGAGTTGCCGGGGAATGGCGAGGTTGGGACTCGAGGGCTGCCTGGGCGTGACGGAGCAGGGAGTGAAGGAGGTGGTGAGGATGTGCAAGGCGTTGAGGGAGGTGAACCTGAGCAGGTGCGCGCGCATTTGGGTGGGGCTGCTCAGTTGGATGGTGATCGCCCGGCCGTCTCTCCGGAGGATCGCTCCTCCCGGCGACTTCCTCCCCTCGGAAGCCCACAAGAAGATCATGCTGATCAGGCATGGCTGCTTGCTTTGCACCTCAGAGGAATGGAGGTCCGAGCTTCGCAGTGGCTGCAGAATTTGA